TTAATTAGGTGTTACTCTTAGCAGTAAAATATTGTAGAACACCCTCGTCGTACCTCCCCAGTTTGCAAATTTTCAGAAACGGTGTACACGTGATTTTGATGGAAGCCAAATTCTACGTATATAATAAGGATAATTTTAGGTCAGAAACCTAATGTTATAGAACGATCCAAAACAATGATGAGAAGGttaatttgaccaaattcagcGGATGCCGACGTACGGTTCCGAAGAGTCAATTGGTCCTTTTCGAAAAGTCGTATAATAGCGACAATAACAATTACCTGCATGCAGATAGACTTCAAGTTCAAGATATTTGAATTTCTTGCACATTCAGATGCACCCCAACATTGACAAAATCTCCTCTGAAGGTTATACTTGCTTAGACTCAAGTGAAGTTGCATGTATTTTTGCTGGAGTGTCAAGCCTACCTCACCTACTTGCCTAACAGTTTCATCACAACTAttttatctactccctccgtttcaaaatgtttgacaccgttgattttttagtacgtgtttagCCATTTgacttattcaaaaaatttaagtaattatttatttttttcatatcatttaatttattgttaaatatactttcatgtacacatatagttttacatatttcataaatttttttaataaaacaaacggtcaaatatgtgctaaaaagtcaacggtgtcaaacattttgaaacggatggagtatttttgCAAGAAATCAGAGCAATTGTTCCTAGGTCGTGAAGGTCGGGCAAATATTCTTCTTGCTTACTCGAATCCCCGGCTCCTCGCTGACAAAATTTGGCATATATAAAGAAttcgtatatatatacacagttgaaaaaaagaaattgttacatgcatatattaaaatttcaaactgTGGCCCTATAATCTGAAAGACAAATTGATTAACAGAATAATTAACAACACACTAGTTGAGCAAGTCTAATAATTAGTGTAGCGTTCTGCTGGGTACGTGTATAGTCATCATGCAAATCTCGTGGATTGCAACTGAACGACAGCAATCACAAAAGATCATCAAATGTATGCTTTTGGCGGGTAGCTCTCCACGCTGTCCACCCACGGGTTGCAGCTcacgcggcggcgctcctcctcgccgtcgccggcgccggaggagacGGGCGGCACGTCGCGGAGCGCGCGCCAGACGGCGCTGTTGCACTTGAAGCCGGAGCCGAAGCCGATCTGCCAgacgcggtggccgcggcggacgcggccTTTGGCCTCGGCGTAGGCGAGCTCGTACCAGAgcgagctgctgctggtgttCCCGAACCTGTGCAGCGCGCACTTGCTCGCCTccatgtcgccgtcgccgaggccgaggcTCCGCTGCACCTCCTCCAGCACGGCGCGCCCGCCGGCGTGCACGCAGAAGTGCTCGAACGCGCGCCGGAAGTCCGGGATGTAggggcgccgcgcgccgcggcggagcacCCGCCGGAGCACCAGCGACCGGAGGAACTTGAGCTGCTCGGCGAGCGGGAGGACGAGCGGGCCGAGGGTGGTGATGTTCGTCTtcagcgcgtcgccggcgaccgccatGAGCTCCCTCGCCAGCGACACGCCCACCCTCCCGCGCTCGTCCTCGCGCTGGTACACGCTGCCGAAGCACCCGTCGGCGGCGCCCTTGTGGGTGCGCACCGTGTGGAGCAGCCGGTACTTGGCtcgccgcgcgtcgccgccgcggctcgacagcagcgccgccgcgccgcccatgCGGAAGATGCAGTTGGACAGCAGCATCGAGCGGTCGTTGCCGAAGTACCAGTTGAGCGTGATGTTCTCGGTGCTCACCacgacggcgagggcgccggcgTTGGCCTGGAGGAGGTCGcgggcgaggtcgacggcgatgagCCCGGCGCTGCACCCCATGCCGCCGAGGTTGAACGACTTGACGTCCTCGCGCATCCGGTAGCGGTTCACCACCATGGACGCCAGCGACGGCGTCGGGTTGAAGAGGCTGCAGTTGACGATGAGGATGCCCACgtcgcggctcgggtcgacgccCGTGGCGGCGAACAGCTTGTCGAGGCACCCGAACATGAcggcctccgcctcggcgcgcgcctccgccatggacagccgcggcggccgcgcctgGATCCCCGGCGGCAGGTACGTCCGGTCGCCGAGGCCGGAGCGGCGGGTGATCTTGGTCTGGAACGCGACCGCCTCGCCATTGAAGAACCCCGTGCTCTCCGTCATCTCGAGGAACCCGTCCTTGCTGATCTCGTGCTCATCGCCGTCCGGCTTGTAGCAGGCGAACTCGACGAGGTACACTGGCCGCGGCCGCCTGGCGTACCAGACGGCgacgagcagcgccgccgcgcacaGCCACGCGGCGCAGCCGACGAGGTCGACGGCGTAGAGCGCGGCAACGTCGAACAGGCCgtacgccgcggccgccgcgagcgCGAGCATCACCacccacgacggcgacggcggcatcgggaagccggcggagaggaggccgAGCTTGACGTACTTGAGGTTGACGGAGCGGGCGAAgtccggcagccggcggcggatctTGATCACGATGCTCCGCGGCTCCGCGCCCGGCTTgcagctggcgccgccgccggccgccacgacGGCCGGCGGGAAGGCCATCTCCGCCGTGAGGCGCTCGCgctccatcaccgccgccgtggacgccaTTGATCACGACGACTACGctggcttgcttgcttgcttggatGGGTGAGCTTTGAGTTGAGTTGAGCTCGTGTTTGGATGGAGCTCCGTTTTATAGGCGGTTTTGTCCGCTGGAAGAAGAAACAGCGAACGTTCATTTTATAAGTAGCATTTTCTCGTTTATTTTAATTAGCTGCCAAATTTTAGGCAGATGAGAAAAGATTTGGAAATTTCTTAACAGAAACAAATACTTCCTTCGTTCCATATTATAACGTTTTGGCATCTCAATTTTTCGTCTATATTCAATACCATTCATGTATATATCAAGAACCTCAAATGTCTtataatattaaaagaagaggtAGCTaggacattaaaaaaaatgcattggaAACTTTTGGCACAAGTAATATTAGAGTTAGGAATTTCCTAAATTTTATAGTTGTTAATTAATTCACTCTAAATGGacgttcatatatatatatatatatatatatatatatatatatatatatatatatatatatatatatatatatatatatatatatatatatatattacgtGCTCACGCAAGCATGCATGttgattagaaaaataattttgaatatTGTGTGCTTAAATTTGGAATTACGTGGTTGCATGTGTTTAAATGAAAAAGAATGGGAATTTCCCGTGAAATTTCTCCATCAAAGTAGACCTTGCAGGATTAACTAGCTAGAACCACGCaattttgctaaaattttgaggAGACAAAAACATAGCTCATTTTCTTTACACTATTTATTAAGGATGATCAGACACGTTGCAACATAAACATGCATGGTAGGCCAGCAAAATCTGTATGTGGGAATAATGTTTGGTGAGCTATAACAGTTCGTTCAacatcaacatatatatatatatatatatatatatatatatatatatatatatatatatatatatatatatgaccatacacatatatatcaaatctGGCATGCAAAATCATCAAGATATATCATTGAGGAACACGTTTGAATCATGCAGGCCAAAAATATTAATTCATCAATCATCAatgaagctagctagccattCTGATGGAGCTATCGTCCCTAAAACAAATATTTCAGATAAAAAAACATGTCAAATTAATTAACGAATGGCCGTCGTGGCCATGCCGTCGTGTCTGGGGGATTTCTTCATGCTGGATAGCTAAATGTAGGTAGCTCATCAGCGCCTCAACTAACCTAGAATTTAAGACTCCATTAATGTGTACTCTATGTAGTTAATATTTAAGAAAATTCCTTCCATACCCTTAAAATCACATTCATCTATGCTCCCCAGTTTTCTATACTCTCTAATATTgcttgaatttttattttgatccTTTTTCATTAGTTGATCGTTTAATATTGCTATGAATTAATTTGTAGACTATATTATTGGAAGAGTATTAGTTTGTTATATAAgactttatatatttatattcacGGCTTTATAGTATGAGGTATTATCATGGCAAagtatttttattaattatagaagaatttaatatttattttatttatttattaaagaGTATATCTTTACCTTCTACATAATTGGCACCCATCTGTAACTATTAAAAGCTAAAACTTAACATGAATGTATACCATATCATCACCCACTTGTAATTAGTATTCCATAAAACAATAATCTCCAAAACTAAGTTTATcattataaaaaggaaaaagtatgaattaacCCCTGAACGGTTGTGATCATCCGAATTACACCCGTAATTTGAATACTAAACAATTAAGTTCCATCAACTATCTAAACTGGACAAACCGACTCAATCCCAAGAGGTTTTGGTCTAACGTGGCAATTCTAGATGTAAAATCTATGTACAAGGCCCACCTAACAGTGTTTCTCTCCTCTTTATCATCCTGTCTTGGCCAATAGACGAAATGACGGTGGTAATGTGGAGGCCTCCTTGCTGCTCTTTCTCCTTCGACTGCTTTCCTCCTCCTTGCTAGACTCCCATTGCCACCACCATCATCCACTGCGCCCTTCCGCCTCTACCACCGCCACTGcccaccgtcgccatcctcctcggtggtggcgccctcccctcccctcgcctccTTGGTGTTTGTCAGGGCAGCTCTAGAGAGCGGTAGGACCAAATGTCCGGGCACCTGCAATGTGAAGATGCGAGAGATATCTGTCGACATTTGAGGTCACGACTATGGTATTTTGCATGTTATGGAGATCATCGGTACCAGGATATATGCGAGTTTGAGGTAAAAGAAATCGAAacaggatttttatacaggttcggaccccttgtgaggtaatagccctagtttagtttatatgagattgatatgaAAAACCACAGAGTACAAAGAGAACAGATGAATTCGGCGATACTGGTGAGATCCTTGTCGAGACCATTTGACGAGATCTCATGGCGAATTTGGCTTCCTCCAACTTCGTAAACTATGGCGGGTGTGTTGTGTCATGTCTCCTCCCCTcttagggggcttgtatttatacccatagatgtccacttgtccaaatagaactagggagacAAATATGGATACGATCCGAGTAGATCTTTGCGTtttcatatagaactctattcgtcctttcttatccggaactccttctatatataatgtatgattccgtataagacttggtatatgatGGGTCCCATCGAGCTTAGTTGATTattattgggtatgtggtatccataaccatgacaataTCGGCGATGAAACCAACCTCCAGATCCACCTCTACGTGTTGCCACCACTGAAGGATTGTCTTGTTCTTTGTGCTCGCAGGCGACAGCGTGGTTGGGGCTCACGCTGCTAAATCTTGACCACAACGATGGTATCGCCGAACCATCGTGTTCCTTGCACACACTCCCCACCTCTGGTCGGCGACGGGAGTAGCGGAGGGAGAGCAGCCTCCACTGCCATGCCCAAACTTGGTGCTGCAAGCGTACAACAGCACACAACATCTCCACCGGAGACGAAGAAGCATAAATCGTTGAGAGTGGTCGGTGGAATCATGGGGAATGATACTTGATCTGGCAGAGGGCTCGTTGTAGCTTTCTTGCAAGCTCCagctccgctgctgctgccgccgcctgcatgcgagctccaccaccaccacctcttccTCCTTCGCGAGCTTCGCCCTGCTGCAGCCACCTCCGTGCGAGTTCCGATgatacctcctcctccgcctcgccactGCTGGCGTCCTCCCTATGCCATGCGAGCTCTGGTTCTTCAACATGCAGGATGTACGCCGCCGCAGGCTGTGGAGCTTAACTCCTCAGAGAGGGGGATTTGGGcagcgagggagaggagagtgaaGATAgatatgataggtgggccctgtctattttattttttttataactgcACTGTCTTGTGTGATGATACCTTTGCCAACTTGGACCAAAGCCATTTAATGCTTAGGTgtgtaatttgtccggtttaaAAAACTCGCGGTGTGAAATGTATAGTATTTAAATTGATGGGGAATTGGACGACCACGATAGTATGGCGTAATTCGGAttaattctttaaaaaatgCTATACATACTCATGAAACAAACTTATAAATATTATAATCACAcaacaaattattttatttccaacAATAGATTCCACATATTTCTTTggtttaatatatataatttagctAATAGTTACTAGTAAACATAGAATGATTGGATAAAGTATGATCTCCACACTAGAACTCCATGACAGaagtttttctatatatatgacTTAAATAAAACTGTAATATCTCTGTTCACTAAGTTGACAATTTACCTTCATTAAGTGTGGTCACGTATGCACCGGCTAGAAATTTGAAAAACCTCCCTCCAGGGCTCCAACgtgtattatatatattgggCCAAATTCTAGCTAGAAGTGTCCATGTCCTGAAATTCTAAATTTAGCCACGGAAAGAAACAAGGAAAAGCTAGCAATCAGAGGCCCACTGAACTAGTGCAGTACTTACATTCATCCTAGCTGTGGAAAGCCCACCGACTTGTTCACACAGTGATCTGTTTATTTAGTACTCTCTCGGTCCAAAATAAGTAATGTTTTGCACTGTTCATGTTtaacgtttgactatttgtcttatttgaaattttttaatggttagtatttttatttttattagatgataaaatatgaatagtactttatgtttaattaattaattttattttttcataaatttttcaaataagacgaacggtcaaacgttagacacggatatccacggccgcacttattttgagacgaagatGGTATATAAAagataaatttcataaaacccacATGTTATGGTTCGAGACTTCGAGTTGTATAAAACGATATGAATTTTAGCACCTACTATCATATAACCTCAGATATTGTAGTGTTCCAAGAAACCATACTGTTGACCAATTTGACATActtttatatcaaaatttaaatttaagtgATGTTTTACTTATATATAACATTTATAGGATGAATAAAAActcataaatttaaaatatgattgAAGAACTAAAAAATGTGGTATATAAAACTCAAAATGATCAATAGTATAGTTTTGTGATCAATACTCGGGGTTATGTACCACTTACCAAAACTCATACGTTATGCTCATGCAACTTAAACATAGATAGATTAcgtgaaatttacttttagaaaaatacatatttgtaaaaaaaaatagccaaaCAATATTTCAACCATACACGTACCATGATAACATTCATTTGCAATCAATTATATATAGCAATATATATCGAGCTTGTCAATTCCATTCTGGAGGACATTCCAGTTTACCTCTTCGAATAGATCCCTCACTGGTGGAAAAACCATTTTTGATCGATCGACTCAAATCTATAATAgccccggttccattaaaaaccgggactaaaaatgatttttagtgcCGGTTTATAAGAACAACAGGACTAgatgatctttattcccggttggttcCATGTCAGACCGTGTCAGGCGTttagaatctttagtcccggttgatgttactaaccgggaataaaaatcaacacgtactatataatccctattacttatCCTCTTCTCTCGTCCACACAACAAATtctatctctttctttcttcctctctaactcctgccttatctctttcttccttccctcccttatctctttcttccttcctctcttcgTTTTGGATTGGGCGGGccaggcggcgggcggcgcggccgacgtggcggcggccggcgcggcggtgcctacgcggcggcggcgcgcagggccgcgtggcggggcggcggccggcgcagcgcgcggcgcggagggcggagggcggcgcggcagtgggtggcggcgcggcggcaggcggcggcgcggagggcggagggcggtgcggcagcgggcggcggcgcgacggcgggcggcggcgcggagggcggcgcggcggccggcgcggagagGAGGCGACCGCGGCCGGCCGAGCGGCACCtccgtggtttttttttttaagaatttgtgatttattgcatgatcctgtgatgtatttgatttgtgtgcgatgtgaacttgtgatgtatttgcgatgaattttgtagaacttgtgatgtaatttgatttgtgtaattttttttaggatttgcgatgtatttgatttatgtgtataagtaaattaaagatttgtgatgtggatttgggatgttactttgatttgggatttggggatatgcatcccatttgattcgggagaaaataaaaaaggaaaaaaaaagaaaaaagaggaccATCTGTACTGCTGTTATTCCCtctttagtcctagttggtaactgcaaccgggactaaagatccctatctttagtcccggttagagttaccaaccgggactaaaaatatctttagtcccggttatttcacccgggactaaagatagtgatctttagtcccggattcgtagtcccggttggacaaccgggactaaagtggggttacgaaccgggactaaaaagcacttctccactaGTGCCCATCATACTGGTTGATATATATGGGAAAAtaagtagtaaaaaaaatcaaatatatagtAAAACTTAGAAACTATGTAGGATTCAAAAATAGACATCTCGACGTCAAAaagaataaaacttttactccCAGATTTAATTACGAGTAAAAGTATAAAATGTGACATGGACAAATTTTATACATCTCCATTTTTGATCGAACATTAGTTTTCATGTTTGCACTACATGTTCGTTTGCAGTACATATTTTCTCCATATATATACCGATGTATCATTATGGGATTTACTTACATAAgggaaaattcaaatttaacacTGATTTGAATCGTTATTACAAGATTGCCACTGCAAAATTACAAAATTACTAGAACTATCATTTTGAGTGACATCCttgtaaaattgaaaaaaaccaatgataaaTTTGTAAATGCCCCTACATAATAAGAATGttctattatataatattttattaaaatctaacatgtataattatattttagaccTACAATAATGAGAGAAAcctgaaataaataaaaaatatatagctaaaCCTACAATAATGAACGCATCAGTGCATCACTCAAGCTTGGAACAGTACCGGAATAGGTGGTATGTTAGATCCGAACATTCCGGTCAATACCAACTGGAAATTTACCGGAACGATCAGTACATTTTGACCGGAACGGTAGACGGAGCGGTGAGTGtattaacgcgtgattaattaagtattagctaatttttttttaaaaaaatagatcaatatgatttttttaaacaacttttgtatagaaaatttttgtaaaaaacgcaccgtttaacagtttgaaaagcgtgcacgtggaaaacgagagaagTGTTGGGAACTTGCTGTTGCAAACACACCCATACTGGTTTTTTTTGGCCGTAGCAGAATGGAGCTGATATGCTTATTGGTATGCATATCTGCTTAAATTCATCCTATCATAATTCGACTAATTTGAAAACCGATCAGATCGATCAATTAATCGTGCATGCATGGTTGGAGACACATTCAACGTACTATTGGTAGCAGCATATATGGAAAATTAGTAGCCAtcactaaattattattatttttctctaaaCACAGCCATCAGTAAATTATGGGACTCAAGAAATGTGATCAGTTTCTGAAAATTGATTAGGCATATTGCCGCTCATTAATAGTATTCTTTTCCAACCATCAAATTGATCTTATACATAGTACGTGTCGTCCTTCATATGTATATAGCTAATTCAAACGAGAACGGCGTTGACATGGACACATACGTCACTGTTACATAAATAATTTTTCTAGATGAGAACCCCTCGCGAGCAAAGACGGCGGCTTCAGAGATGGGCCGCGCCAGCGGGCTTGATGCGGATCTGCTGCCCCCACCGTTAGGAGTGCGGATGAAGCGCCTCGAGGGGAATCTGGTGCCCCTGCCCTTGagagcgacgacggcgcgcaGATCCGCCACCCCCACCCTCAGGATAGATGCCGGCACTTGATCCGATGGCCTCGGGATGGCAGGATTAGCTTCGGGCGgtagcggcggcagcagcagcagcggcagcagcctcAATCTGAGCGAATCTGTCTCGACGCCCACGTGAAGCGACAAATCTGCCTAGTCTAGGGATGGCGACGATgatgatggcggtggcggtgaggaCGACGGTGGCCTTAGGCAGTGGGAACGAGCCGCGCCAGCAGTGAGGACGATGGCGTCTGCGATGATGATGACAGTGGTGGCTGCGACGATGACAGCTTcgggagctagggtttgggatgAATCCGGGAGCTAGTGTTTCAAATTTGCTTttatgaatttttattttttagctgCTGAAATTATGTTTCATGTGGTTGGTATAGGTATCTGCTTACGAAAATCCTATTTTTGCATGTGTTTGCTCTTCCCGCatggaaaattttgattttcgcTAACACTTGCGTGCATGCCGGCCACTCAGCTGCCTGCAAAAATTGGATTTGGACGCatgcaaaaaataattttttactgATGCATTCTACTAATATGTCGAAACCTACGTACATCAAATTGAGTAAGTTTTCCCTTCCGCATTCATGTTTGAATTATAGAACTTGATCTTAATTTGAGGTTGTTTTggatgtttttttattgaagattATTTTTCAGTATTGATTTTAAAATCGCTAAAGACAGATACaaaagttttatctatatattaattattttttctaacaAGTTATACTAAGCGATGCCAcactattaattattatattagcAAGTGAGAATGTTCTTtcaaattaactaaaatcaAGTTTACTTGTCTGCTAATGACAGAGACCTAGCATTTCATCAAGAGTTGACCCTTTTGTCATGCACAATGTatcaaaatcatattaatccaaaaaaaaatcatataaggAAGACAGAAGGAATATATCAGAGAACTACTTGATATTCCTCGTACGAACACGCTGCTGTACTATAGttaacatatatgcatgcatcaatTACCCTGAAAAAACATAAGCATCAATTGTCTAATTAAAAACACACATATGCTGTGTGCCAAACCATGCATACGTGATTGTGAAAGTTACTAGTAGTATCTTAATTACGTGTTCTACATGGTCAACAGTTTAATCATTATGTCACTACAGTACACATAATCGTTGGGCAAATCTTGACCACATTTGCGTGCAGCCCATAGATCGTTCATACACTCTGtacatatatagagagagattaATTGACTACTATGCATTGTTAATTATGGTAGATGATGAGAGACGATGTCGTTAATTGTCTCGTGTGACAGCGCGTTAATTTTTCTCCCATGAGTCACAATCTTCCGGTTCTTTTTCAACCGGCCAGACATACGTCAAGACTTCAACAAGTCCAAGCAA
The sequence above is drawn from the Oryza glaberrima chromosome 10, OglaRS2, whole genome shotgun sequence genome and encodes:
- the LOC127786034 gene encoding 3-ketoacyl-CoA synthase 1-like, producing MASTAAVMERERLTAEMAFPPAVVAAGGGASCKPGAEPRSIVIKIRRRLPDFARSVNLKYVKLGLLSAGFPMPPSPSWVVMLALAAAAAYGLFDVAALYAVDLVGCAAWLCAAALLVAVWYARRPRPVYLVEFACYKPDGDEHEISKDGFLEMTESTGFFNGEAVAFQTKITRRSGLGDRTYLPPGIQARPPRLSMAEARAEAEAVMFGCLDKLFAATGVDPSRDVGILIVNCSLFNPTPSLASMVVNRYRMREDVKSFNLGGMGCSAGLIAVDLARDLLQANAGALAVVVSTENITLNWYFGNDRSMLLSNCIFRMGGAAALLSSRGGDARRAKYRLLHTVRTHKGAADGCFGSVYQREDERGRVGVSLARELMAVAGDALKTNITTLGPLVLPLAEQLKFLRSLVLRRVLRRGARRPYIPDFRRAFEHFCVHAGGRAVLEEVQRSLGLGDGDMEASKCALHRFGNTSSSSLWYELAYAEAKGRVRRGHRVWQIGFGSGFKCNSAVWRALRDVPPVSSGAGDGEEERRRVSCNPWVDSVESYPPKAYI